GTCGACCGTCGCCACCAGGGCGTCCAGCCGCTTGCGCAGCGCGTCCAGGTCCCCGACGGCGTGATGCTCGTCGACCTGCGCACGCAGGTGCTCGATGGCGGTCGTCGCGTCCTTCGCGGACAGATCGGTGGTCTTCACCCGCCGCTCCAGGAGGCCGATCTCGACCACAATGCCCTCGTACTTGCGCTCGAAGTAGGCCAGGGCCTCCGCCGGAGAACCGGCCTGCCACGATCCGACGACCTGCTCGCCGTCGGCGGTACGCACGTACACGGTGCCTGTCTCATCGACACGGCCCCACGGGTCGCTGCTCACAGCGCCTCCTCCACCTGATGCCCGCGAGAGGGTTCACCCCCCTGGCATCGTCCACAGTTTCCTGGGGCGGGCAGCGCCCGCCCTGCACAACGCCAATCTAGGCGACGGGCCACCCGGCTGTCCGCACTCCGCGCGGCCGAAATTATCCGGCCCGCGCCCGGTGCCGTCGTGCGGATCACGCCGGGCCCGCCGTGCTCACGCCTTGTCGACGGCCGCCTTCGAGATGTTCACGGCCTTCTTGGGCGCACCGTCGGCGGCGCCGCCGGTGACCCCCGCCTTGCCGATGGCCTGGACGGCCTTCAGCGAGGCGCTGTCCATCGTGCCGAACGGCGTGTAGGTGGGCGGCAGTTTGCTGTCCTTGTAGACCAGGAAGAACTGGCTGCCGCCGGTGTGCGCCTGGCCGGTGTTGGCCATCGCCACCGTGCCCGCCGGGTAGGTCACCGTGCCGTCCTTGCCCGGCTTGCCCAGGGCGGTGAGGTTCTCGTCCGGGATCGTGTAGCCCGGACCGCCGGTGCCGTCGCCCTTGGGGTCGCCGCACTGGAGGACGAAGATCCCCTGCGTGGTCAGACGGTGACACTTCGTGCCGTCGAAGAAGCCCTTGTCGGCGAGCGACTTGAAGGAGTTCGTGGTGTGCGGGGTCTTCGCCGCGTCCATGGTGAAGGCGATGTCGCCCTGGCCCGTCTTGAGGGACAGCGTGTACTTCGCCTTCTTGTCGATCTTCATCGCGGGCTCGGGCGCGCTCTTCTCGCTCGCCGACGGAGAGGGCGAGGGGGACGCCGACGGACTGGCGCTCGCGGCCGCGTCGGTCTTGTCCTTCTTGCCGTCGTCGCCGGTGGCGAAGTACGTGATGCCGCCTATGACGGCCACCGCGGCCACCGCGGAGGTGATGATGGCCGTCAGCCGCCGGGTCCGGCGACGGGCCTCCTCCCGGCGCTGCTGCTGCCGCTCGAACTTCTCCCTGGCGAGCTGCCGCCGCCGCTGATCGCTGCTGACCACCGGGTGATCTCCTTGTACGTCGTGTGATCGGGCCTGAGTTGCCCCGTACCGTATATGGGTTAGCTGTGGAATGAGGAGCGCCGGTAGGCTCTGAACTGCTGCGACCTCGCAGCCGCCATCCCTCGTCGGACGACCATTAAGGACGATCGTGCTCATTGCCGGGTTCCCCGCAGGGGCCTGGGGGACCAACTGTTACCTGGTCGCCCCCGCCGCGGGTGAGGAGTGCGTGATCATCGACCCGGGCCACCAGGCCGCGTCCGGGGTCGAGGACGCACTGCGCAAGCATCGGCTGAAGCCCGTCGCCGTCGTACTCACCCACGGCCACATCGACCACGTCGCCTCGGTCGTCCCGGTGTGCGGCGCGCACGACGTCCCCGCCTGGATCCACCCGGAGGACCGCTACATGATGAGCGACCCGGAGAAGGCCCTCGGCCGCTCCATCGGGATGCCGCTCATGGGCGAGCTGACGGTGGGGGAGCCGGACGACGTCAAGGAGCTGAGCGACGGCGCACGGCTGTCGCTGGCCGGTCTGGAGTTCGGCGTCTCGCATGCGCCCGGCCATACCAAGGGGTCGGTGACGTTCAGGATGCCCGAGGCCGCGGATGTTCCGCAGGTCCTCTTCTCGGGCGACCTGCTCTTCGCCGGCTCCGTCGGACGCACCGACCTGCCCGGCGGCGACCATGCCGAGCTGCTCGAGTCGCTGGCCCGCGTGTGCCTGCCGCTCGACGACTCGACCGTGGTGCTGTCCGGCCACGGCCCCCAGACGACCATCGGCCGCGAGCGCGCCACCAATCCGTATCTGCACGGTATGGACGCGCCCCGACGAGGAATGTGACGAGAGCGAAATCGTGAGCACCTTCAAGGCCCCCAAAGGCACGTACGACCTGACCCCGCCCGACTCCGCGAAGTACCTCGCGGTGCGCGAGGCGATCGCCGCACCGCTGAAGAACTCCGGCTACGGCTACATCGAGACCCCCGGCTTCGAGGACGTGGCCCTCTTCTCCCGGGGCGTCGGTGAGTCCACCGACATCGTGTCCAAGGAGATGTACACCCTCACCACCAAGGGCGGCTCCCAGCTCGCCCTGCGCCCCGAGGGAACCGCGTCCGTACTGCGCGCCGCCCTGGAGGCCAACCTCCACAAGCTCGGCAACCTGCCGGTCAAGCTCTGGTACTCCGGCTCGTACTACCGGTACGAGCGCCCGCAGAAGGGCCGTTACCGCCACTTCTCGCAGGTCGGTGCCGAGGCCATCGGTGCCGAGGACCCGGCGCTGGACGCCGAACTGATCATCCTGGCCGACCAGGCGTACCGCGCCCTGGGCCTTCGCGAGTTCCGCATCCTGCTGAACTCGCTGGGCGACAAGGAGTGCCGGCCCGTCTACCGTGACGCGCTCCAGGGCTTCCTGCGCGAGCTCGACCTGGACGAGGAGACCCGCCGTCGCATCGAGATCAACCCGCTCCGGGTCCTCGACGACAAGCGCCCCGAGGTCCAGAAGCAGCTGACCGGCGCCCCCGTGCTGCGCGACTACCTCTGCGACGCCTGCAAGGCGTACCACGAGGAGGTCCGGGACCTGCTCAACGCGGCAGGGGTGGGGTACGAGGACGACGAGCGGCTCGTCCGCGGCCTCGACTACTACACCCGCACCACCTTCGAGTTCGTCCACGACGGTCTGGGCTCGCAGTCGGCGGTCGGCGGCGGCGGGCGGTACGACGGCCTGTCCGAGATGATCGGCGGGCCGGCGCTCCCGTCTGTCGGCTGGGCGCTCGGTGTGGACCGCACCGTGCTCGCCCTGGAGGCCGAGGGCATCGAGCTCGAACTGCCCTCGACCACCAGCGTCTTCGCCGTACCGCTCGGCGAGGAGGCGCGCCGGGTGCTGTTCGGTGTCGTGACGCGGCTGCGCCGCGAGGGCGTGGCCGCGGACTTCGCGTTCGGGAGCCGGGGTCTCAAGGGCGCGATGAAGAGCGCCAACCGGTCGGGTGCGCGGTTCACCGTGGTGGCCGGCGAGCGCGATCTCGCCGAGGGCCTCGTGCAGCTCAAGGACATGGAGTCCGGCGAGCAGACGGCGGTCCCGCTGGCCGAGGTGACCGAGGTGATCAAGGCGCGCCTCGCGTAGAGCGCCGCACCGGTCGCAGGCGGGCGGGGTGGCCCCGGCCGCCTGCGACCGGTGCCACCCCGCCCCGTCCCGCCGCGTCAACCCGGCGTACCTGGGTTCATCCTGCCGGAGGGTTCCGGTCCGGGAGCGCCGGTTCCGGGAGGCGGACGCCGGAGCGCACGCCGGCATCAAGAGCGCCTGCCCCCGGTGCCGTTGGCGCCTTCCGCACCCGGAACCGCACGCTGATTTTGCGCGCATCTTTATGTTCATCGAACGGAAGACCGGCGGAACGGTACGGCACAATGACCGTGCCCAGCAGGCTACTCAGTGACGGATCGGCGATATGACGACTGCAGCGGTTGACCATCCCTCCTCCGACCAGGACGAGGACGGCGGGAAGAGGACCATCGGCGGCAGCCGTGCGCTCGCGGTGCTGCTGGTGATCACGGGCGCTGCCGGACTCCTCGCCGCGTGGGTCATCACGCTCGACAAGCTCAAGCTGATGGAGGACCCCACCTTCGTCCCGGGCTGCAGCCTCAACCCGGTGGTCTCCTGCGGCAACATCATGAAGAGCGAGCAGGCCGCCGCCTTCGGCTTCCCGAACCCGTGGCTCGGGCTCGCCACCTACCCCGTGATCATCGGCATCGGCCTGGCGCTGCTCGCCGGGGCGCGCTTCCGCAGCTGGTACTGGCTCGGGATGAACGCCGGCACCCTGTTCGGTGTCGGCTTCTGCACCTGGCTCCAGTACCAGTCGCTCTACAACATCAACTCACTCTGCCTGTGGTGCTGCCTGGCCTGGGTCGCCACGATCTTCATGTTCTGCTACGTCACCACGCACAACATCAAGCACCGGATCATTCCCGCGCCCAGCTGGCTGCGCAACGGGCTGACCGAGTTCCACTGGGTGCCGCCGATCCTGTGGGTCGGCATCATCGGCATGCTGATCCTGACCCGCTGGTGGGACTTCTGGACCAGCTGAGCGGCCCTCGCACACCCCGGCTCCCCCCGGGGCCCGGCCGGGTTGTCAGTGCGGTGACATAGGCTTCAAAACGTGGAGCCCGACCTCTTTACCGCAGCAGCCGAAGACCGCCAGGAGAAGGACCCGTCCAGCAGCCCCCTCGCTGTCCGGATGCGTCCCCGTATCCTCGACGAGGTCGTCGGCCAGCAGCATCTGCTCAAGCCGGGCTCGCCGCTGCGCCGCCTCGTCGGAGAGGGCAGCGGGGGACCGGCGGGCCCCTCGTCGGTGATCCTCTGGGGTCCCCCCGGCATCGGGAAGACGACCCTGGCGTACGTGGTCAGCAAGGCCACCAACAAGCGCTTCGTCGAGCTCTCCGCGATCACCGCGGGCGTCAAGGAAGTGCGGGCGGTCATCGAGGGCGCCCGGCGCGCCACCGGTGGCTACGGCAAGGAGACCGTCCTCTTCCTGGACGAGATCCACCGCTTCTCCAAGGCGCAGCAGGACTCACTGCTCCCCGCCGTGGAAAACCGCTGGGTGACGCTGATCGCCGCCACCACCGAGAATCCCTACTTCTCGATCATCTCGCCGCTGCTCTCGCGCTCACTGCTGCTGACCCTGGAATCGCTGACCGACGACGACCTGCGCGGTCTGCTGCGCCGGGCCCTGGCCGACGAGCGCGGACTGGGCGGCGCGGTGACCCTGCCCGAGGACGCCGAGGAACATCTGCTGCGCATCGCGGGCGGCGACGCACGCCGTGCGCTGACGGCGCTGGAGGCGGCGGCGGGTGCGGCGATTTCCAAGGGGGAGCCGGAGATCACCCTCCTGACCCTGGAGGAGACGGTCGACCGCGCCGCGGTGAAGTACGACCGGGACGGCGACCAGCACTACGACGTGGCGAGCGCCCTGATCAAGTCGATCCGGGGCTCGGACGTCGATGCCGCGCTGCACTACCTGGCCCGGATGATCGAGGCGGGGGAGGACCCCCGGTTCATCGCCCGGCGGCTGATGATCTCGGCCAGCGAGGACATCGGGCTCGCGGACCCCACGGCGCTGCCCACAGCGGTCGCGGCGGCCCAGGCCGTCGCGATGATCGGTTTCCCGGAGGCGGCGCTCACCCTCAGCCACGCCACGATCGCCCTGGCCCTCGCCCCCAAGTCCAATGCGGCGACGATGGCGATCTCCGCCGCCCAGGAGGACGTGCGCAAGGGCCTGGCCGGCCCCGTCCCGGCCCATCTGCGCGACGGCCACTACAAGGGGGCCGCCAAGCTGGGGCACGCGCAGGGCTATGTCTATCCGCACGATGTCCCCGGCGGTATCGCCGCCCAGCAGTACGCCCCGGACGCCGTGCGCGACAAGCGCTACTACCAGCCCACCCGGTACGGCGCGGAGGCGCGTTACGCGGATGTGGCCGACCGGGTCCGCGAGCGGCTCGGCCGTACCGGCGGCGACGGCGAAGCGGGCCCGTCCGGGGCATAGCGGGTCCAGGCCCTGCGGCCCCTCAGCGCGCGGCCGCTTCGAAGAGCGTGTGCATGGCGTGCCGCAGCTCGGTCACATCGCGCACCGGCTCGGGGAAATCGAAGCGTGCGTCGAAGCACCTGCCGTCCTGTTCGCACACCCGCACCCGCAGTCCCAGCCGGTCCAGTGCGAGCGGTACGACGGCCGGCCGGTGCGTCGGGCATTCTCCCGGGGCCCGCTCGCCGAGCAGACCGCACAGTGTGTCCAGCTGTTCGCCATGGGCCGCGTGCAGGTGCTGCAGCAGCTCCGCCTCGTGGATGACGAGCGGGTCGGCGCATGCGTCCCGGAACTCCTCGGGCTCGACGCTCCGCGCACCCCAGAGGTCGTCCACGTAGGCCTCGCCCGTCTCCAGCCGGAGCAGCATCCGGCCGGGTCCGGCCATGCCCGGTACCGTGGTGAGCCGGCCGAGGACCCGGGCGCGGCCGCGGATGCGGTGCGGTACGGAGACCGGGGCCACGTCGGTGATCTCCAGCACAGCCGTCAGCTCGTCGCCCTGGGCGTGCGTCGCGGCCCGTACCGCCGGGGAATCCGTGGGGAATTCGAGGAAGAGGTCCCCGTCAGGACCCACGCTGCGGGACAGCGGCATGAGCTGGTCCCAGCCCGCGGAGTCGAGGCCGGGGATGAGCAGTACCGAAGAGCAGGTACTCTGTACGAGAGTTCGTGTGCGCTCGGCTGCTGACGGCATCCGAGTGTTTTCAAGCCCGCTGGGACGCGGCTGACCACGATCAGATCGGCCTTCCGTCGTAGCAGCACCTTTATGCGTGCTGCCGCTGTCTGTGCTGTCCGTGACGTGTGTGGTGTTCCCAGGGCGAGACATGCGATCTCCTTGAGTAAGGTGAGCCTAACCTAACCTACAACGGAGGTCTGGAGAACGTGCCTAATCAGTCGCGTCCCAAGGTCAAGAAGAGCCGCGCGCTCGGCATTGCGCTGACGCCGAAGGCGGTCAAGTACTTCGAGGCCCGCCCCTACCCGCCGGGCGAGCACGGCCGCGGCCGCAAGCAGAACTCGGACTACAAGGTCCGTCTGCTCGAGAAGCAGCGTCTGCGCGCCCAGTACGACATCAGCGAGCGCCAGATGGCGCGTGCCTACGACCGCGCCAAGAAGGCCGAGGGCAAGACGGGCGAGGCTCTCGTCGTCGAGCTCGAGCGCCGCCTCGACGCGCTGGTCCTGCGTTCCGGCATCGCCAAGACGATCTACCAGGCGCGCCAGATGGTCGTGCACGGTCACATCGAGGTCGACGGCCACAAGGTCGACAAGCCGTCCTTCCGTGTCCGTCCCGACAACATCGTGATGGTCCGCGAGCGCAGCCGCGACAAGCACCCCTTCCAGGTTGCCCGCGAGGGTGGTTACGACACCGACGGTGAGACCCCGCGCTACCTGCAGGTGAACCTGAAGGCCCTGGCCTTCCGCCTTGACCGGGACCCGAACCGCAAGGAAATCCCCGTGATCTGCGACGAGCAGCTCGTCGTCGAGTACTACGCCCGCTGATCCAGGCGTAGCCGCTCTTCACCAGCGCTCAGGCCCGCCCCTTCCCGAAGCCGGGGAGGCGGCGGGCTTTCGCGTTTTCCCGGCTTCGGGAACGGGCCCCGGCGCCTCCGCCGCGCCGGTCTCCGCATCACCGCGCCGCTGCCCTGGGCGCCCGGCCAGCGCCCTGGCCACCACCGCGTCGGTGCCGAGTGCGGCGCCGGCCCGTCGCTGCGACGCGTACCGCTCCTCGCCCAGCTCACGGCGGGCCAGCTCCTCGCACCGGGCCTTCGGCGCCCCGTAGTGAGCGGAACCGAAGAGCGGCAGACCCACCGACGGCCAGATCTGTTCGGCGGACCCCTGCAGCAGCGCGGCCTCGGCCGCGTCGCCCTCGACCACCGTGACCAGCGCCAGCAGTTCCAGTGAGAGCACGGTGCCGAGCAGGTCGTGGAAGGCGTGGCTGATGGAGAGCGACTCCCCGAGGAGCTCCCTGGCCCGGACCGGGCGGCCCCGCTCCAGCGCGGCGAAGGCCAGCACGAACAGCGCGTAGCTGAGGGCCCATCGCTCCCCGTGGTCCTCGCAGATCTCCCGGACCTCCTCGCAGATCGTGACCGCGCGGTCCAGCTCGCCCCGGAACCCGACCGACATCGCCAGTTCGACCTGGGCCATCAGCACATTGCTGTTCAGCTCCCCGAGCTCCCGGTAACGGCCGAGCGCCTCATGCAGCAGTTCCTGCGCGCGCGCCGTGTCGTCAGTGACGAGCGCCAGGCAGCCGGTGCGGTGCAGCGCGTATGCCGATGCCGTCGCGTCACCGGCCAGATCCGCCTCCTCCCGGCACTCGGTCAGGGCCGAGATCGCCCCCACCGGGTCCCCCTGCAGCACCGCGACATAGCCGAGCACCCACAGCGCCTTCAGCCGCGAGGAGTCGTACGGCGTCTCCTCCTCCAGCACATGGTCCAGCCAGTGCCGCCCCTCGGACAGCCGCCCGCAGCCGACCCACAGGAACCAGAGCGTGCCCGCCAGGTACTGGGCGAGGTGTGCCTCCTCCGGGCACTCCAGCGAACACTCCATGGCCCGCCGCAGATTGGGCAGTTCGCTCTCCACCCGGGCCGCCACCTCGCTCTGGCGCGGGCTGAACCAGTCCAGCTCGCACCAGGTCGCCAGCCCCAGGAACCAGTCGCGGTGGCGCCGGCGCAGCCGCTCCGTCTCACCGGTGGCCGTCAGCCACTCGGCGCCGTACTCGCGCACCGTGTCGAGCATCCGGTAGCGGGTGCCGGCCGCCGAGTCCTCCCGCAGCACGATGGACTGCGCGAGCAGCCCGGAGAGCACGTCGAGCACCGAGTCCGCGGGCAGGTCCGAGCCGCTGCAGATGTACTCGACCGCCTCCAGGTCGAACGGCCCGGCGAAGACCGAGAGCCGTGACCACAACAGCCGCTGTTCCGGGGCGCAGAGCTCATGGCTCCAGCCGATGGCCGTGCGCAGCGTCTGGTGGCGGGCCAGCGCGCTTCGGCTGCCGCCGGTCAGCAGCCGGAAGCGGTCGTCGAGGCGTTCCAGCACCTGTTCCGCCGAGAGCGCCCGCAACCGCCCGGCCGCCAGTTCGAGGGCGAGCGGGATCCCGTCCAGCCGTCGGCAGAGCTCCCGCGCCGCGCCCCGGGTGTGCTCGGTCAGCCGGAACTCCGGCTGCACCGCGGTGGCGCGCTCCGCGAAGAGCCGGAGCGCGTCCCGTTCGGTCATGGTCGCGAGCGGATAGGTGGCCTCGCCGTCGAGTTCCAGCGGCAGCCGGCCGGCCGCGAGCACCCGCAGCCGGGGGGCCCGGCGCAGCAGGGCCCGTACCAACTCCGCACAGGGGTCCACCAGATGTTCGAAGCCGTCGATCACCAGCAGGAGCCGACGCCCGGCGCAGTGTTCGAGGAGTGTGGTGCGGGGCGGTCTGCTGGTGTGGTCGGTCAGGCCCAGCGCGTCGACGAGCGCGTGCTCCAGCAGTTCCGGATCGTGGACCGCGGACAGCTCCAGCAGCCAGACCCCGTCGCAGTACCGTTTCTCCAGGAGGGCCGCGGCCCGGGTCACCAGCCGGGTCTTGCCGACCCCGCCCACCCCCACGACGGTGACGAGCCGGGACTCCTCCAGGAGTCCGGCGAGATCGGCCAACTCCTCGTCACGTCCCACGAACCTGTTCAGTTCCGCCGGGAGATTGCCCGCAGGAGCGCGCACCGGCCCGCTGCGTGCGGCCGGCGGCGTACCCGGGTCGTCGGAGGAGGGGAAGGGGCGCTGAGAGCGTCGCATGAAACACGCAGAGTACTGGCCCGAAAGCGCTCCGTACAATCTCGTTCCCGGAACTGCCGCCCTGCCAGGCGGTAATGCGGTACAGGGCGTGAGCCCCGGCGCGATAGGCTCGGAGGCGGTGACCGGCCGCTACGGGGGCCGCCGCCGGAGCAGAGAACAACGCGGAACAACGAACAACGCGGAACAACGCAGAGACAGACGACAAGCCAGAGAGAGCGGTGCACTGTGTCCGGTGGTGAGGTGGCCGGGATCCTGGTGGCCG
This window of the Streptomyces sp. 840.1 genome carries:
- a CDS encoding vitamin K epoxide reductase family protein, whose protein sequence is MTTAAVDHPSSDQDEDGGKRTIGGSRALAVLLVITGAAGLLAAWVITLDKLKLMEDPTFVPGCSLNPVVSCGNIMKSEQAAAFGFPNPWLGLATYPVIIGIGLALLAGARFRSWYWLGMNAGTLFGVGFCTWLQYQSLYNINSLCLWCCLAWVATIFMFCYVTTHNIKHRIIPAPSWLRNGLTEFHWVPPILWVGIIGMLILTRWWDFWTS
- a CDS encoding MBL fold metallo-hydrolase, with product MLIAGFPAGAWGTNCYLVAPAAGEECVIIDPGHQAASGVEDALRKHRLKPVAVVLTHGHIDHVASVVPVCGAHDVPAWIHPEDRYMMSDPEKALGRSIGMPLMGELTVGEPDDVKELSDGARLSLAGLEFGVSHAPGHTKGSVTFRMPEAADVPQVLFSGDLLFAGSVGRTDLPGGDHAELLESLARVCLPLDDSTVVLSGHGPQTTIGRERATNPYLHGMDAPRRGM
- a CDS encoding AAA family ATPase, which produces MRRSQRPFPSSDDPGTPPAARSGPVRAPAGNLPAELNRFVGRDEELADLAGLLEESRLVTVVGVGGVGKTRLVTRAAALLEKRYCDGVWLLELSAVHDPELLEHALVDALGLTDHTSRPPRTTLLEHCAGRRLLLVIDGFEHLVDPCAELVRALLRRAPRLRVLAAGRLPLELDGEATYPLATMTERDALRLFAERATAVQPEFRLTEHTRGAARELCRRLDGIPLALELAAGRLRALSAEQVLERLDDRFRLLTGGSRSALARHQTLRTAIGWSHELCAPEQRLLWSRLSVFAGPFDLEAVEYICSGSDLPADSVLDVLSGLLAQSIVLREDSAAGTRYRMLDTVREYGAEWLTATGETERLRRRHRDWFLGLATWCELDWFSPRQSEVAARVESELPNLRRAMECSLECPEEAHLAQYLAGTLWFLWVGCGRLSEGRHWLDHVLEEETPYDSSRLKALWVLGYVAVLQGDPVGAISALTECREEADLAGDATASAYALHRTGCLALVTDDTARAQELLHEALGRYRELGELNSNVLMAQVELAMSVGFRGELDRAVTICEEVREICEDHGERWALSYALFVLAFAALERGRPVRARELLGESLSISHAFHDLLGTVLSLELLALVTVVEGDAAEAALLQGSAEQIWPSVGLPLFGSAHYGAPKARCEELARRELGEERYASQRRAGAALGTDAVVARALAGRPGQRRGDAETGAAEAPGPVPEAGKTRKPAASPASGRGGPERW
- the rpsD gene encoding 30S ribosomal protein S4, which encodes MPNQSRPKVKKSRALGIALTPKAVKYFEARPYPPGEHGRGRKQNSDYKVRLLEKQRLRAQYDISERQMARAYDRAKKAEGKTGEALVVELERRLDALVLRSGIAKTIYQARQMVVHGHIEVDGHKVDKPSFRVRPDNIVMVRERSRDKHPFQVAREGGYDTDGETPRYLQVNLKALAFRLDRDPNRKEIPVICDEQLVVEYYAR
- a CDS encoding peptidylprolyl isomerase; the protein is MVSSDQRRRQLAREKFERQQQRREEARRRTRRLTAIITSAVAAVAVIGGITYFATGDDGKKDKTDAAASASPSASPSPSPSASEKSAPEPAMKIDKKAKYTLSLKTGQGDIAFTMDAAKTPHTTNSFKSLADKGFFDGTKCHRLTTQGIFVLQCGDPKGDGTGGPGYTIPDENLTALGKPGKDGTVTYPAGTVAMANTGQAHTGGSQFFLVYKDSKLPPTYTPFGTMDSASLKAVQAIGKAGVTGGAADGAPKKAVNISKAAVDKA
- the hisS gene encoding histidine--tRNA ligase yields the protein MSTFKAPKGTYDLTPPDSAKYLAVREAIAAPLKNSGYGYIETPGFEDVALFSRGVGESTDIVSKEMYTLTTKGGSQLALRPEGTASVLRAALEANLHKLGNLPVKLWYSGSYYRYERPQKGRYRHFSQVGAEAIGAEDPALDAELIILADQAYRALGLREFRILLNSLGDKECRPVYRDALQGFLRELDLDEETRRRIEINPLRVLDDKRPEVQKQLTGAPVLRDYLCDACKAYHEEVRDLLNAAGVGYEDDERLVRGLDYYTRTTFEFVHDGLGSQSAVGGGGRYDGLSEMIGGPALPSVGWALGVDRTVLALEAEGIELELPSTTSVFAVPLGEEARRVLFGVVTRLRREGVAADFAFGSRGLKGAMKSANRSGARFTVVAGERDLAEGLVQLKDMESGEQTAVPLAEVTEVIKARLA
- a CDS encoding replication-associated recombination protein A, which gives rise to MEPDLFTAAAEDRQEKDPSSSPLAVRMRPRILDEVVGQQHLLKPGSPLRRLVGEGSGGPAGPSSVILWGPPGIGKTTLAYVVSKATNKRFVELSAITAGVKEVRAVIEGARRATGGYGKETVLFLDEIHRFSKAQQDSLLPAVENRWVTLIAATTENPYFSIISPLLSRSLLLTLESLTDDDLRGLLRRALADERGLGGAVTLPEDAEEHLLRIAGGDARRALTALEAAAGAAISKGEPEITLLTLEETVDRAAVKYDRDGDQHYDVASALIKSIRGSDVDAALHYLARMIEAGEDPRFIARRLMISASEDIGLADPTALPTAVAAAQAVAMIGFPEAALTLSHATIALALAPKSNAATMAISAAQEDVRKGLAGPVPAHLRDGHYKGAAKLGHAQGYVYPHDVPGGIAAQQYAPDAVRDKRYYQPTRYGAEARYADVADRVRERLGRTGGDGEAGPSGA
- a CDS encoding DUF2470 domain-containing protein, with the protein product MPSAAERTRTLVQSTCSSVLLIPGLDSAGWDQLMPLSRSVGPDGDLFLEFPTDSPAVRAATHAQGDELTAVLEITDVAPVSVPHRIRGRARVLGRLTTVPGMAGPGRMLLRLETGEAYVDDLWGARSVEPEEFRDACADPLVIHEAELLQHLHAAHGEQLDTLCGLLGERAPGECPTHRPAVVPLALDRLGLRVRVCEQDGRCFDARFDFPEPVRDVTELRHAMHTLFEAAAR